In Anabrus simplex isolate iqAnaSimp1 chromosome 4, ASM4041472v1, whole genome shotgun sequence, a single genomic region encodes these proteins:
- the LOC136872470 gene encoding uncharacterized protein encodes MALAPIISVTSLIPLLIMVEIIRANPLPQNSQGNPSRNRPAGQANTGKDVGRNGPPGQVYIGQDPGWNGPPGQIYVGQGLGWNGQGQGPDWNGQGQGPGWNGQDQRPGWIGQGQGLGWSGPFGQVNSGPGSYYNPPSAYNYQNPYPNGVNYLYPLPNPNGMNQIQPTNWNYGYNPNDNIAGLSQFPSGNGMMNNFPPGGPLNDWRNNYGSVSGSYPNQNVNQRSLDIKENTTPKGKQ; translated from the exons ATGGCACTAGCTCCG atcATCAGCGTAACATCGCTCATTCCTTTGCTGATTATGGTTGAGATTATTAGAGCAAATCCCCTTCCCCAGAACAGTCAAGGGAACCCTAGTAGGAATCGACCAGCTGGACAAGCAAACACAGGTAAAGACGTTGGCAGGAATGGACCCCCTGGACAAGTATACATCGGTCAAGACCCTGGCTGGAACGGACCACCTGGACAAATATACGTTGGTCAAGGCCTGGGATGGAATGGACAAGGCCAAGGCCCTGACTGGAATGGACAAGGCCAAGGCCCTGGATGGAATGGACAAGACCAACGCCCTGGATGGATTGGACAAGGTCAAGGCCTTGGCTGGAGTGGACCATTTGGACAAGTAAACAGCGGTCCAGGCAGTTACTATAATCCTCCCAGCGCGTACAACTACCAAAATCCATATCCCAATGGAGTAAACTATCTTTACCCGCTTCCGAATCCAAATGGAATGAATCAGATTCAACCAACTAACTGGAATTACGGGTACAATCCCAACGACAACATCGCTGGACTGTCACAGTTCCcttcaggcaatggtatgatgaataACTTTCCTCCAGGAGGACCATTGAACGACTGGCGGAATAACTATGGAAGTGTATCCGGAAGTTATCCTAACCAGAACGTGAATCAACGTTCACTTGATATCAAGGAGAATACTACACCCAAAGGAAAACAGTGA